One region of Candidatus Bathyarchaeota archaeon genomic DNA includes:
- a CDS encoding FkbM family methyltransferase, which produces MPVPFYRTLKKAKTNGYSETTSMLLAIVMQQAKEHLHNLKWFPESAIVEVNNSKMLLLPRQGAIHQDLYEYKKREPLCTDYLLNSSILKKGDTVLDIGANIGYYVLVESQLVGQTGKIYAVEPVSRNFRMLKTNVHLNQLKNVSTYRYAFGGETADSEIYVSDKSNLCAMTKRAVGGVMLGKEKVPMETVDTFLKDKTPPNLIRMDVEGFEYEIFKGMTNTLKGKSSILMELHYGFPFLEPEKVDEMFAVLEKNRFRVKFAVFEDKVEENVVIRSLLKKGGYKLPIVATNMSLQEFKELLQRNPMSPNVLFEKQGFCS; this is translated from the coding sequence TTGCCCGTACCATTCTATAGAACCCTCAAAAAAGCAAAGACAAACGGTTACTCCGAAACTACTTCTATGTTGTTGGCCATCGTAATGCAGCAAGCCAAAGAACATCTGCATAACCTTAAATGGTTCCCCGAAAGTGCCATCGTGGAAGTTAATAACTCCAAGATGTTACTGCTTCCCCGACAGGGCGCCATCCACCAAGACCTTTACGAATACAAAAAAAGAGAACCCCTTTGCACAGACTATTTGCTTAACTCGTCCATACTCAAGAAAGGCGATACGGTGCTTGACATAGGCGCTAATATCGGTTACTATGTTCTAGTTGAATCACAACTGGTTGGGCAAACTGGAAAAATCTACGCCGTTGAACCAGTAAGCCGTAACTTTAGAATGCTCAAAACTAATGTTCACCTTAACCAACTCAAAAACGTCTCCACTTACCGTTATGCCTTCGGGGGCGAAACCGCTGATTCAGAAATTTACGTTTCTGACAAATCAAATCTGTGTGCTATGACAAAGAGAGCTGTCGGCGGGGTGATGCTAGGTAAAGAAAAGGTGCCTATGGAAACCGTGGATACTTTCCTTAAAGACAAAACACCGCCTAACCTCATCCGTATGGATGTGGAGGGCTTCGAATACGAGATTTTTAAGGGCATGACTAACACTCTTAAAGGCAAATCCAGCATCCTTATGGAGTTACATTATGGTTTTCCTTTTCTTGAACCTGAAAAAGTTGACGAAATGTTTGCGGTCCTAGAAAAGAATCGGTTTAGAGTAAAATTTGCCGTGTTTGAAGATAAAGTCGAAGAAAACGTGGTCATTCGGTCTTTACTCAAAAAAGGCGGCTATAAGCTACCTATTGTAGCAACAAATATGTCCCTTCAGGAATTCAAAGAACTCCTGCAACGTAATCCCATGAGTCCCAATGTGCTGTTTGAAAAGCAGGGCTTCTGCAGCTAG
- a CDS encoding metallophosphoesterase — protein sequence MALLAQTAQAESTNNETSFSVVQISDTQHLSSRHSTLWPHLVGWIIAHNSTYNIKMVVLTGDIVDNGENLTQWTIANESMGQLLHAHVPYTWDAGNHDQIPNNWVYSGNSNGSWYGSSFSAFNATALRQKPYWVSDVNDGKNTAVQFSCGNYSVLIINLEFHANQTAIDWMINLLDNHPNSHVIVATHSYLNGLLGYGFFASPDTPEWELNLKSILDRYPNVFLTVSGHYIHTLHPAGEEETSSYIRKNMRQETFFNRQMALGDGGVGGDSVRIFTFNVTDPKNASIQASTYDIYSDTWKTDLWNQFSFQEYGKTQVKSPLYWQTDDIICSVGAAPSKVDQDVIESMKSPDTTPTPTPTSTPTTASTQTNSPQVSSQPEVATTNSNMPVDVIVVAAFVLAVICAVLGLKLKRKR from the coding sequence GTGGCGCTGTTGGCTCAAACAGCCCAAGCAGAATCCACAAACAACGAAACATCGTTCTCAGTGGTTCAAATTTCAGACACTCAACACCTCAGTTCTAGGCACTCAACTCTTTGGCCACATTTAGTAGGCTGGATTATTGCCCACAACTCAACCTACAACATTAAGATGGTAGTGCTTACTGGAGATATTGTTGACAACGGGGAGAACCTCACTCAGTGGACGATTGCCAACGAATCTATGGGACAGTTACTGCACGCTCATGTGCCATACACTTGGGACGCAGGAAACCATGACCAAATTCCAAATAACTGGGTTTATTCAGGCAACTCTAATGGCAGCTGGTACGGTTCTAGTTTTTCTGCATTCAACGCTACTGCATTGCGTCAAAAGCCGTATTGGGTTTCAGACGTCAATGATGGAAAAAACACGGCAGTACAATTCAGTTGCGGAAACTATAGTGTGCTGATTATAAATTTGGAGTTTCATGCGAACCAGACAGCAATCGACTGGATGATAAACCTATTAGACAACCACCCCAACAGCCACGTCATCGTAGCTACGCATAGCTATCTAAACGGGCTTTTGGGTTACGGATTTTTCGCCTCACCTGACACGCCAGAATGGGAACTTAATCTCAAAAGTATACTTGACAGATACCCAAACGTCTTCTTAACAGTCAGCGGACACTATATCCACACACTTCACCCCGCGGGCGAGGAAGAAACATCCAGCTACATCAGAAAAAACATGCGCCAAGAAACCTTCTTCAATAGACAGATGGCGCTGGGTGACGGCGGAGTAGGCGGCGACTCGGTTAGGATTTTCACTTTTAACGTGACCGACCCCAAAAACGCAAGCATCCAAGCTTCAACCTATGATATATACTCGGATACCTGGAAGACAGATTTGTGGAACCAGTTTAGTTTCCAAGAATATGGAAAAACCCAGGTAAAATCACCTCTTTACTGGCAAACTGACGACATCATCTGCAGCGTTGGAGCGGCCCCTTCAAAAGTTGACCAAGACGTGATTGAATCCATGAAATCACCAGATACGACACCAACCCCGACGCCGACTTCAACTCCAACAACCGCATCGACACAAACTAATTCCCCTCAAGTTAGCAGCCAACCTGAAGTCGCCACAACCAATTCGAATATGCCTGTAGATGTTATTGTGGTTGCCGCATTTGTTTTGGCTGTGATCTGCGCAGTTCTGGGACTAAAATTAAAAAGAAAAAGATAG
- a CDS encoding site-2 protease family protein, whose product MKYSLKIGSAWGIPIELHFTFILLIAAVLALSVFWMQFYVFWLVLFLFIFVVFHELAHSVVARHYGIKVRKIVLYPIGGVSEIEEIPDNPAQEWRMAVAGPLTSIVLGGVLLAVSISLSPELLRSFTISTTGNFIFDLAIINLMLGAFNLIPAFPMDGGRVFRALLAERFTYSDATRYAVYLGRAFGIIMIVVGVIFVNYFLLILVGIFVYIGASEEGELTIISTKLAGVRVRDVMQPAVGSVTPQQSISEALEVMFKNRYHDALVEKEGIFQGVIKWDELIKVNPEQRATLRVEEMPLSNISVNQDASILEANKIITKEKIDLIPVVQKEAPNIIVGVLTSEAITNAYDKARNR is encoded by the coding sequence ATGAAGTATTCTTTGAAGATAGGTTCCGCATGGGGAATTCCCATAGAACTGCACTTCACCTTCATACTGCTCATAGCAGCAGTTTTAGCTTTGTCAGTTTTCTGGATGCAATTCTATGTTTTCTGGCTCGTCCTGTTCCTATTCATCTTTGTGGTATTCCATGAGTTAGCGCATTCGGTTGTCGCGAGGCATTATGGGATAAAAGTCCGAAAAATAGTGCTCTACCCCATCGGCGGAGTGTCTGAAATTGAAGAAATCCCCGACAACCCCGCACAAGAATGGCGCATGGCAGTCGCGGGACCTCTCACCAGCATTGTTCTTGGCGGCGTCCTCTTAGCGGTGAGTATCTCTTTATCGCCTGAATTGTTGCGTTCCTTTACAATTTCAACCACTGGAAACTTCATCTTCGACTTAGCCATCATAAACCTAATGCTGGGCGCATTCAACTTGATTCCAGCCTTCCCAATGGATGGCGGCAGAGTCTTCCGAGCATTACTCGCTGAACGCTTCACTTACTCTGACGCAACACGCTACGCCGTATATTTGGGAAGAGCTTTCGGCATCATCATGATTGTTGTGGGCGTCATATTCGTTAACTATTTCCTGCTCATCTTAGTCGGCATATTCGTCTATATCGGCGCCAGCGAAGAAGGCGAGCTAACCATCATCTCTACCAAACTTGCTGGTGTGCGCGTCCGAGATGTCATGCAACCCGCCGTTGGCTCCGTAACGCCCCAACAAAGCATCTCGGAAGCCTTAGAAGTCATGTTCAAAAACCGCTATCACGATGCGCTCGTCGAAAAAGAGGGTATTTTTCAGGGTGTCATCAAATGGGATGAACTAATCAAGGTTAATCCGGAGCAGCGGGCAACTCTGCGGGTGGAGGAGATGCCGCTTAGCAACATCTCAGTTAACCAAGACGCCTCCATCCTTGAAGCAAACAAAATCATAACCAAAGAAAAAATTGACTTAATCCCCGTCGTTCAAAAAGAGGCCCCCAACATTATAGTCGGCGTGTTGACCAGTGAAGCCATCACTAACGCTTACGATAAAGCACGCAACCGCTGA
- a CDS encoding NAD(P)H-dependent oxidoreductase has protein sequence MGHKHPQVYFCYLKLYKISLRGVKKEEKHTKKILIIYHTKTGNTQKIAQKIAEGAKTIPDVTVQLAKAQEVDAKQAAQADAFAFGSPTYFSMMSGPLLTLLTEFYFVKDQLANKPMTAFATGGGSQTKAIENIESVLKAFNPNLIPGIAATNAVSAIEEAQAKKLGETLAKTTKQ, from the coding sequence TTGGGGCATAAACATCCGCAGGTATATTTCTGTTACCTAAAACTATATAAAATTTCCCTACGTGGAGTAAAAAAGGAGGAAAAGCACACGAAAAAAATCCTCATAATCTACCACACCAAAACCGGAAACACCCAAAAAATAGCCCAAAAAATCGCCGAAGGCGCCAAAACAATCCCAGACGTAACCGTCCAACTCGCCAAAGCCCAAGAAGTAGACGCCAAACAAGCCGCCCAAGCCGACGCATTCGCATTCGGCTCCCCCACATACTTCAGCATGATGTCTGGCCCTCTGCTAACACTTCTCACCGAATTCTACTTCGTCAAAGACCAACTCGCCAACAAACCCATGACCGCCTTCGCCACAGGAGGAGGCAGCCAAACCAAAGCCATCGAAAACATCGAATCCGTACTCAAAGCCTTCAACCCCAACCTCATTCCCGGCATAGCAGCCACCAACGCGGTCTCTGCAATCGAAGAGGCGCAAGCCAAAAAACTAGGCGAAACCCTAGCCAAAACTACAAAACAGTAA
- a CDS encoding winged helix-turn-helix domain-containing protein, with product MPQQNPLEELQQEIKNLRTQLNHLETNILKENLKTTQTAHTQIQLQQHADQLQDELDETLQKVTNPQCKNQPKCLQRFKTLATENIQLIRNQNIQEALSDLDNKIAAMEQTIQKAQGTNCECCHHNFQKRLRSEKRALQTIVLVEKPLDPQAADPDIDGIVTDVLEPLANAVRLKILFATIEGKKSFSRLSQLSKLRGGHLIFHLKKLIDAGFVAQEENKGDYYITQRGLIIAQKILNLKP from the coding sequence ATGCCCCAACAAAACCCCCTCGAAGAACTCCAACAAGAAATCAAAAACCTACGCACCCAACTAAACCACCTCGAAACCAACATCCTAAAAGAAAACCTAAAAACCACCCAAACCGCCCACACCCAAATCCAACTCCAACAACACGCCGACCAACTCCAAGATGAACTCGACGAAACACTCCAAAAAGTCACCAACCCCCAATGCAAAAACCAACCTAAATGCCTCCAACGCTTCAAAACCCTCGCAACAGAAAACATCCAACTCATCCGCAACCAAAACATCCAAGAAGCCCTAAGCGACCTCGACAACAAAATCGCCGCAATGGAACAAACCATCCAAAAAGCCCAAGGTACAAACTGCGAATGCTGCCACCACAACTTTCAAAAACGTCTCCGTAGCGAAAAAAGGGCACTACAAACAATCGTACTGGTCGAAAAACCACTAGACCCCCAAGCCGCAGACCCCGACATCGACGGCATAGTAACCGACGTGCTTGAGCCTCTTGCAAATGCGGTCCGCCTAAAAATCCTCTTCGCCACCATCGAGGGCAAAAAAAGCTTTAGCCGCCTCAGCCAACTCAGCAAACTTAGGGGAGGACATTTGATTTTTCACCTCAAAAAACTTATCGACGCAGGCTTTGTAGCGCAAGAAGAAAACAAAGGCGACTACTACATAACACAGCGAGGCCTAATCATCGCCCAAAAAATCCTCAACCTCAAACCGTAG